A stretch of Paludisphaera borealis DNA encodes these proteins:
- a CDS encoding class I SAM-dependent methyltransferase, with translation MPAPATSAEGEQPYVYPDMVREYILRMIPPDGQVIGSIGCGYAPTESVLVDQGREVHGVDLSPHAIEIAKTRLTSARVVSPDEGMPFERASLDGLILADVIEHLPMAWNRMKLFAEMVKPGGWVVISVPNMRYCEALCTLIGGEWPEQPMGIFDETHLQVMTHRRLLRWCEGAGLRLDRWFDAYHYSFIKRNICRVVNLGSFRLLRGFMVFQVMGRFRRV, from the coding sequence ATGCCAGCGCCCGCAACGTCTGCTGAGGGTGAGCAACCCTACGTCTATCCGGACATGGTGCGTGAGTACATCCTCCGGATGATCCCTCCGGACGGACAGGTCATCGGGTCGATCGGCTGCGGCTACGCGCCGACCGAGAGCGTCTTGGTCGACCAGGGACGCGAGGTGCACGGGGTCGATCTTTCTCCCCACGCGATTGAAATCGCTAAAACCAGGCTCACTTCCGCTCGGGTTGTTTCTCCCGACGAAGGCATGCCCTTTGAGCGAGCGTCGCTGGACGGTTTGATCCTGGCCGATGTCATTGAGCATTTGCCGATGGCCTGGAACCGTATGAAGTTGTTCGCGGAGATGGTAAAACCAGGCGGTTGGGTCGTAATCAGCGTCCCCAACATGCGGTATTGCGAAGCTCTCTGTACGTTGATCGGCGGCGAGTGGCCGGAGCAACCCATGGGGATCTTCGATGAGACCCACCTTCAGGTCATGACGCACCGGCGATTGCTCCGATGGTGCGAGGGGGCAGGTCTGCGCCTCGATCGTTGGTTCGACGCCTACCATTACTCTTTCATCAAGCGCAACATCTGCCGAGTCGTGAACTTGGGAAGCTTCAGGCTGCTTCGAGGCTTCATGGTTTTCCAGGTGATGGGCCGTTTCCGGCGCGTTTGA
- a CDS encoding DUF1569 domain-containing protein yields MPEHRTLNFDGLDGVMPEVERLLAAHETIGRWTLGQILYHLAVAVRLSMEGKPNAEPVDGRDPLRAHRRLFFRAGRFPENTHPPLAILIPPDSCDPNEQAEALREAIRRFENGDGPFASHPMLGAMSKTEWAKFHGLHCAHHLGFVVSRPIADGLSSDVS; encoded by the coding sequence ATGCCCGAGCACCGAACTCTGAACTTCGACGGTCTCGACGGCGTCATGCCCGAGGTCGAACGGCTTCTGGCGGCTCATGAGACCATCGGCCGATGGACCCTGGGGCAGATCCTCTACCACCTGGCGGTGGCCGTCCGGCTCTCGATGGAGGGGAAGCCGAATGCCGAACCCGTTGATGGGCGCGACCCCTTGCGTGCCCACCGCAGGCTGTTCTTCCGCGCTGGGCGGTTTCCCGAGAACACCCATCCGCCGCTGGCGATCCTTATTCCGCCCGATTCCTGCGACCCCAACGAACAGGCCGAGGCCCTGCGCGAGGCGATCAGGCGCTTCGAAAACGGCGACGGGCCGTTCGCCTCACACCCCATGCTGGGGGCGATGAGCAAGACCGAATGGGCGAAGTTTCACGGTCTGCACTGCGCACATCATCTCGGCTTCGTCGTCTCCAGGCCGATCGCCGACGGCCTGTCGAGCGACGTTTCCTGA
- a CDS encoding radical SAM protein has product MALARRLKPLENKPAGVLVVHEIYRSLQGESTYAGLPCVFVRLTACQLRCVYCDTPHAFQHGEPLSLDDVVEQALKLGDDLVEITGGEPLLQDEVYPLMSRLADHGRTVLLETSGAVDTSLVDPRVRVILDLKTPGSGELAANVWSNLNRLKPIDEVKFVLCSRDDFDWAVDVVHRHDLTRRCPVLFSAVFGQVNPTDLAAWILESRLPIRLQLQQHKILWDPKARGV; this is encoded by the coding sequence ATCGCGCTCGCACGCCGTTTGAAGCCGCTCGAAAACAAGCCGGCGGGCGTTCTGGTCGTCCACGAGATCTATCGCAGCCTCCAGGGCGAGAGCACCTACGCCGGCCTTCCGTGCGTCTTCGTCCGCCTGACCGCCTGCCAGCTGCGCTGCGTGTACTGCGACACGCCGCACGCGTTCCAGCACGGCGAACCACTGAGCCTCGACGACGTGGTCGAGCAGGCCCTGAAGCTCGGCGACGACCTGGTGGAGATCACCGGCGGCGAACCGTTGCTTCAGGACGAGGTGTACCCGCTCATGTCCCGCCTCGCCGACCACGGCAGGACGGTGCTGCTCGAAACCAGCGGAGCCGTCGATACGAGCCTCGTCGATCCCCGAGTCCGGGTGATCCTCGACCTCAAGACGCCGGGCTCGGGCGAGCTGGCGGCCAACGTCTGGAGCAATCTGAACCGGCTCAAGCCGATCGACGAGGTAAAGTTCGTCCTTTGCAGCCGCGACGACTTCGACTGGGCCGTCGACGTCGTCCACCGCCACGATCTCACGCGCCGCTGCCCTGTTCTCTTCAGCGCCGTGTTCGGCCAGGTGAACCCGACCGATCTCGCCGCCTGGATTCTCGAATCCCGATTGCCTATTCGGCTCCAGCTCCAGCAGCACAAGATCCTCTGGGACCCGAAGGCGCGCGGCGTGTAG
- a CDS encoding peroxiredoxin family protein translates to MRDFPRWVAAAAVVAGSLCWSDAPAKADEPTKPTPSASESNPAVPAAGHSVHGEAFNDGPRRQASLTLGMGKVRFGVTTSRPEAQAFIDQGVGQLHSFFYFEAERSFRQAANLDPDCAMAYWGMAMANVNNARRAKGFLKEARKRAAKIGRREQLYIEALEAFHAEGGKEKDRRQGLVTGLETIVQDFPDDFNALAWLAMTTWQHSDKDGIGSRQAVDFLIDRVIEAEPMHPGAHHYRIHLWDSNKSTRAVRSAALYAKTAPGIAHAWHMPGHTYTNLKRFADAAYQQESSARVDHAYMARERVMPFEIHNYAHNNQWLCTSDSHIGRVHDAIAVARNLVEQPRDPEKNGPNDGGSAQRSGRIRWTELLTRYELWDDLIAADASGSLDWSNVPIERKEKAYSLGLAFAARNDSANLAKQIGALKKIAADESKAAKAAPEKSADAMKPYESALAELEGRAALAKGEIAPAFEHFARASSMRGESLARAHLSVRNYGFAETVARKAVDQNPDQLPPLAALVEVLHAVDKDKDAQDAYRRLEPLTARADHDLPVLRRLEPIVARWKSDGAWKPAEPSPSSGADESAVDRIDLATLGPLVWSPFPALPFAGVDTTGKSWSLPDLKGKTTIVVFFLGGKCAHCMQQLQLFGKEYQGLKKRNIEMLAISTDEEKGCRELKNNTDDVSFPMPILADPKLENFRRWGAFDDFEDQPLHGTFLIDADGGVRFQRISADPFLEIEFLKTEAARVIRLLDKPKPPAAG, encoded by the coding sequence ATGCGTGATTTCCCGCGCTGGGTTGCGGCGGCGGCGGTCGTCGCCGGATCGTTGTGTTGGTCGGATGCGCCCGCCAAGGCCGACGAGCCCACGAAGCCGACGCCGTCGGCCTCGGAATCGAACCCCGCCGTCCCGGCGGCCGGGCATTCGGTCCACGGCGAGGCGTTCAACGACGGCCCGCGCCGGCAGGCCAGCCTGACGCTCGGTATGGGCAAGGTCCGGTTCGGCGTAACGACCAGCCGCCCGGAAGCCCAGGCGTTCATCGATCAGGGCGTCGGCCAGCTTCACTCGTTCTTCTACTTCGAGGCCGAGCGGTCGTTCCGTCAGGCCGCCAACCTCGACCCCGACTGCGCCATGGCCTACTGGGGCATGGCGATGGCCAACGTGAACAACGCCCGTCGCGCCAAGGGCTTTCTGAAAGAGGCTCGCAAGCGAGCCGCCAAGATCGGCCGCCGCGAACAGCTTTACATCGAGGCCCTTGAAGCCTTCCACGCCGAGGGAGGCAAGGAGAAGGATCGTCGCCAGGGGCTCGTGACTGGTCTTGAGACGATCGTCCAGGACTTCCCCGACGACTTCAACGCCCTCGCCTGGCTGGCGATGACCACCTGGCAGCACAGCGACAAGGACGGCATCGGCAGTCGCCAGGCCGTCGACTTCCTGATCGATCGCGTCATCGAAGCCGAGCCCATGCACCCCGGGGCGCACCACTACCGCATCCACCTCTGGGACTCGAACAAGTCGACCCGCGCCGTGCGGTCGGCGGCTCTGTACGCGAAGACCGCGCCGGGGATCGCCCACGCCTGGCACATGCCCGGCCACACGTACACGAACCTGAAGCGGTTCGCCGACGCCGCCTATCAGCAGGAAAGCTCGGCCCGGGTCGACCACGCCTACATGGCCCGCGAGCGCGTCATGCCGTTCGAGATCCACAACTACGCCCACAACAACCAGTGGCTCTGCACCAGCGACAGCCATATCGGTCGCGTTCACGACGCGATCGCCGTCGCCCGCAACCTCGTCGAGCAGCCGCGCGACCCCGAGAAGAACGGCCCCAACGACGGCGGCTCAGCCCAGCGCAGCGGGCGGATTCGATGGACCGAGCTGCTTACCCGCTACGAACTGTGGGACGACTTGATCGCGGCCGACGCCTCGGGCTCCCTCGACTGGTCGAACGTGCCGATCGAGCGCAAGGAGAAGGCCTATTCGCTGGGCCTGGCCTTCGCGGCCAGGAACGACTCGGCGAACCTCGCCAAGCAGATCGGGGCCCTCAAGAAGATCGCGGCCGATGAGTCGAAAGCGGCGAAGGCCGCCCCCGAGAAGTCGGCCGACGCCATGAAGCCGTACGAGTCGGCCCTCGCCGAACTTGAAGGCCGCGCCGCGCTGGCGAAGGGCGAGATCGCCCCGGCCTTCGAGCACTTCGCCCGTGCTTCCTCGATGCGCGGCGAATCGCTCGCCCGCGCCCATCTCTCGGTCCGCAATTACGGCTTCGCCGAGACCGTGGCGCGGAAGGCCGTCGACCAGAACCCCGACCAGCTCCCACCGCTCGCGGCCCTCGTCGAGGTCCTCCACGCCGTCGATAAGGACAAGGACGCCCAGGACGCTTATCGCCGGCTCGAACCCCTGACCGCGCGCGCCGATCATGACCTCCCCGTACTGCGGCGTCTCGAACCGATCGTGGCCCGATGGAAGTCCGACGGCGCCTGGAAGCCCGCCGAACCGTCGCCGTCGTCGGGCGCCGACGAGTCGGCCGTCGACCGAATCGACCTGGCCACGCTCGGCCCGCTCGTCTGGTCGCCTTTCCCCGCCCTGCCCTTCGCGGGCGTCGATACGACGGGCAAAAGCTGGTCGCTCCCGGACCTGAAGGGGAAGACGACGATCGTGGTGTTTTTCCTCGGCGGCAAATGCGCCCACTGCATGCAGCAGCTTCAACTGTTCGGCAAGGAGTACCAGGGGCTCAAGAAGCGGAACATCGAGATGCTGGCGATCAGCACCGACGAAGAAAAAGGCTGCCGCGAACTGAAGAACAACACCGACGACGTCTCTTTCCCCATGCCGATCCTGGCCGACCCCAAGCTCGAAAACTTCCGTCGTTGGGGGGCGTTCGACGACTTCGAGGACCAGCCGCTCCACGGCACCTTCCTGATCGACGCCGACGGCGGCGTCCGGTTCCAGCGGATCTCCGCCGATCCGTTCCTGGAGATCGAGTTCCTGAAAACCGAAGCGGCGCGGGTGATCCGTCTGCTCGACAAGCCGAAGCCGCCGGCCGCCGGTTGA
- a CDS encoding WD40 repeat domain-containing serine/threonine protein kinase, translating into MSSLDPSGLRSSESLPEDSVPGEEKLSEIVEDDVSSSEFRDLQACLGLLDHVWPRLNPAPDRDGGTDQFGRFRILSELGRGGFGIVFLAEDPILGRKVALKVPRVEVLSHGESWARFLREAKAASRLDHPNLVPLLETGEIGPIRYIASVYVEGPSLDVWLARRGEPVHPRFAARLVMVLARAIDHVHQRGILHLDLKPGNVLLQDADRDGEAPAEADLSGRTSLPFVPRICDFGLSRLLDAEGDDSRTVVAAGSPSYMAPEQAEGRREGISRATDVYGLGAILYELLAGRPPFRGKSSLDTIRKVVTEDPQPPRRLRPNVPRDLETICLESLAKQPLRRYASAGALADDLEGFLENRPIQARPASIWDRAWKWSQRRPAAAAFIVLAAVGLALGFAGLNRYNAALSAKNLELGEALVLARSNEQEAIAQKRLADDRERQTRRHMATSQVRQAQQAVDAEQLELADRLLDASALELGPPGARGFAWDYLSRRVGDELQVLKGHQASVEFLAASPDGRTLASGDDPGEIRLWDLSAGTCRVLASGLGGRVIGLAFSPDGRTLASSRRGFTGRVALWDVATGKLKRRLAGARGTCHRIWFSVDGSTLSAIQEAPLNDPRRRLCWDVETGDSRPVAADAARVGLRLKAVVDLLEARPAATVATPDESGFETTGRGEPGLAFTSDGRFAVLGLDDGTFEVVAARENLRIAIGRMERGRVREVLFFLSKNPDVDRAVDRILEVLEPVKASLGLDVERTAAMSPLNHDAVYAPGAGQLARWGSLRPSAFLIDSAGKRERAAYHFGLPVPVTAMTYLLDGATLAFGAVDRRIRLWRWNRPVEPPSLVGHAPKEAWSVAYSPDGRILATSGDDHEIRLWDPDSGVPRGTLRGHRSLVGTIAWAPDGETLASGGHDKTVRLWDVRGRRGRTILSGHTGFVRAVAFSPDGRILASAGDDRTIRLWNPRTGLSIAVLSGHGDAVWPLAFSPNGGTMASASLDGRIDFWDVATLRSRGFAAGPSVIGMAFSPDGATLAAAYVSEPTQLWDVASGKPRATLLGHHSDVNSIAFSPDGRSLATGGIDRSVRIWDCVEGVEMLSLVGHEARVNGVAFSPDGRTLASVDHVGAIRFWRASRP; encoded by the coding sequence ATGTCCTCCCTTGACCCCTCGGGGCTTCGATCGTCGGAATCATTGCCGGAGGACTCGGTTCCGGGCGAAGAGAAGCTCTCGGAGATCGTCGAGGACGACGTGTCGTCGTCGGAATTCCGCGACCTTCAGGCGTGTCTCGGCCTCCTCGACCACGTCTGGCCCCGTTTGAATCCGGCTCCGGATCGAGATGGAGGGACCGACCAGTTCGGGCGGTTCCGGATTCTCAGCGAGCTGGGCCGCGGCGGGTTCGGGATCGTCTTTCTGGCCGAAGATCCGATCCTCGGTCGCAAGGTCGCGCTCAAGGTGCCCCGGGTCGAGGTCTTGTCGCACGGCGAGTCGTGGGCGCGGTTCTTGCGCGAGGCGAAGGCGGCGTCGCGACTCGATCATCCCAATCTGGTCCCCTTGCTGGAGACCGGCGAGATCGGTCCGATCCGTTACATCGCCTCGGTTTACGTGGAAGGCCCCAGTCTCGACGTCTGGCTGGCGCGGCGGGGGGAGCCGGTCCACCCCCGGTTCGCGGCCCGGCTGGTGATGGTCCTGGCCCGGGCGATCGACCACGTCCACCAGCGCGGAATCCTCCACCTCGACCTCAAGCCGGGCAACGTGCTGCTTCAGGACGCCGATCGCGACGGCGAGGCACCCGCCGAAGCCGACCTGTCGGGCCGGACGTCGCTCCCCTTCGTTCCCCGGATCTGCGACTTCGGCCTGTCCCGCCTGCTCGACGCCGAGGGGGACGACTCGCGCACGGTGGTCGCCGCGGGATCGCCCTCGTACATGGCGCCCGAGCAGGCGGAGGGGAGGAGAGAGGGGATCAGCCGGGCGACCGACGTCTACGGCCTGGGGGCGATCCTCTATGAGTTGCTCGCGGGACGGCCTCCGTTTCGGGGCAAGAGCAGCCTGGACACGATCCGCAAGGTCGTGACCGAAGACCCGCAGCCGCCGCGTCGCTTGCGCCCGAACGTCCCGCGCGACCTGGAAACGATCTGCCTCGAAAGTCTGGCGAAGCAGCCGCTTCGCCGCTACGCAAGCGCCGGGGCGCTGGCCGACGACCTCGAAGGCTTCCTCGAGAACCGCCCCATCCAGGCGCGACCGGCCTCGATCTGGGACCGCGCCTGGAAATGGAGCCAGCGGCGGCCGGCGGCGGCCGCGTTCATCGTGCTGGCGGCCGTGGGCCTCGCTTTGGGCTTCGCGGGGCTGAATCGCTACAACGCGGCCCTCTCGGCAAAGAACCTGGAGCTTGGCGAGGCCCTGGTCCTGGCGCGAAGCAACGAGCAAGAGGCGATCGCCCAGAAGCGGCTGGCGGACGACCGTGAACGTCAGACCCGTCGCCACATGGCGACCTCTCAAGTCCGCCAGGCGCAACAGGCGGTCGACGCCGAGCAACTGGAGTTGGCTGATCGGCTGCTCGACGCCTCCGCGCTCGAACTGGGACCCCCTGGCGCGCGCGGGTTCGCCTGGGATTACTTGAGCCGGCGCGTGGGTGACGAGCTTCAGGTGTTGAAGGGCCATCAGGCTTCGGTCGAGTTCCTGGCCGCTTCCCCGGACGGCCGCACCCTCGCCTCGGGCGACGACCCGGGAGAGATCAGGTTGTGGGACCTGAGCGCGGGGACTTGCCGCGTACTCGCGTCCGGACTCGGCGGCCGCGTGATCGGCCTCGCCTTCAGCCCCGACGGCCGAACCTTGGCTTCGAGCCGTCGGGGCTTCACGGGCCGCGTCGCGCTCTGGGACGTCGCGACCGGGAAACTCAAACGGCGACTCGCCGGCGCTCGCGGGACCTGCCATCGCATCTGGTTCTCGGTTGACGGTTCCACGTTGTCCGCCATCCAGGAGGCGCCCCTTAACGACCCGAGACGGCGGTTGTGCTGGGACGTCGAGACGGGAGACTCCCGGCCGGTCGCGGCCGACGCGGCGCGGGTGGGACTCCGCCTCAAGGCCGTCGTCGACCTGCTCGAGGCCAGGCCGGCCGCGACCGTAGCGACCCCCGACGAATCGGGCTTCGAGACGACCGGTCGTGGGGAACCGGGGCTCGCGTTCACGTCGGACGGTCGATTCGCCGTCCTCGGCCTCGACGACGGAACATTCGAAGTCGTGGCCGCGCGCGAAAATCTGCGGATCGCGATCGGCAGGATGGAACGAGGTCGAGTCCGAGAGGTCCTCTTTTTCCTATCGAAGAATCCCGATGTTGATCGGGCCGTGGACCGCATTCTCGAAGTGCTCGAGCCGGTCAAGGCGAGCCTGGGGCTCGACGTCGAGCGGACGGCAGCGATGAGCCCCCTCAACCACGACGCCGTCTACGCTCCCGGAGCAGGGCAACTGGCCCGCTGGGGAAGTTTACGACCGAGCGCATTCCTGATCGATTCCGCCGGCAAGCGCGAGCGCGCGGCGTACCACTTCGGCCTCCCCGTCCCGGTCACGGCCATGACGTACCTGCTCGACGGCGCAACGCTCGCCTTCGGGGCCGTCGACCGCCGGATCAGGCTCTGGCGGTGGAACCGGCCGGTCGAGCCGCCGTCGCTCGTCGGGCACGCCCCGAAGGAAGCGTGGTCGGTCGCCTACAGCCCCGACGGCCGCATCCTGGCGACCTCGGGCGACGACCACGAGATCCGCCTCTGGGACCCCGACTCGGGCGTTCCGCGCGGGACGCTTCGGGGGCACCGGTCCCTGGTCGGTACGATCGCCTGGGCTCCCGACGGCGAAACCCTGGCCTCGGGCGGCCACGACAAGACCGTGCGGCTCTGGGACGTCCGCGGGAGAAGGGGGCGGACCATTTTGAGTGGGCACACCGGGTTCGTCCGCGCCGTGGCGTTCAGCCCCGACGGCCGCATCTTGGCCTCCGCCGGCGATGATCGAACCATCCGACTCTGGAACCCGCGAACTGGCTTGTCCATCGCCGTTCTTTCCGGTCACGGAGACGCCGTCTGGCCGCTGGCGTTCAGTCCGAACGGCGGGACGATGGCCTCGGCGTCGCTCGACGGACGCATCGATTTTTGGGACGTCGCCACATTGCGGAGCCGGGGCTTCGCCGCCGGACCGTCGGTGATCGGGATGGCGTTCAGCCCCGACGGCGCGACGCTCGCGGCGGCATACGTCAGCGAGCCGACCCAATTGTGGGACGTCGCCTCGGGAAAGCCCCGAGCGACCTTGCTGGGCCATCACAGCGACGTCAACTCGATCGCATTCTCACCCGACGGCCGTTCGCTGGCGACCGGCGGCATCGATCGGTCTGTTCGAATTTGGGACTGCGTCGAAGGCGTCGAGATGCTCAGCCTCGTCGGCCACGAAGCGCGCGTCAACGGCGTGGCGTTCAGCCCCGACGGCCGCACGCTCGCTTCGGTCGATCACGTCGGAGCGATCCGGTTCTGGCGTGCGTCGCGGCCCTGA
- a CDS encoding sigma-70 family RNA polymerase sigma factor, whose translation MDGTAGMTWNTAVDSAAGGLACWIETARRGDAEALGKALESFRAYLLLVANEELDPDLRTKLGGSDLVQETFLHAQHDLGSFRGKTDLEWRLWLRGILIHRLANHRRHYRATVKRRLEREVALAETPEREWPAESPSPSTSMATRELEEAILEAVARLPEHHREVVLWHHREHLPFDEIGRRLGVSTEAARKHWERALKGLRRELRGSHVLP comes from the coding sequence ATGGACGGCACGGCAGGCATGACTTGGAACACGGCCGTCGATTCCGCCGCCGGTGGATTGGCTTGCTGGATCGAGACGGCCCGCCGCGGCGACGCGGAGGCGCTGGGGAAAGCTCTCGAATCGTTCCGCGCCTACTTGCTCCTGGTCGCCAACGAAGAGCTGGACCCCGACCTGAGGACGAAGCTCGGCGGATCGGACCTGGTGCAGGAGACGTTCTTGCACGCCCAGCACGACCTTGGTTCGTTTCGAGGGAAGACGGACTTGGAATGGCGGCTCTGGCTGCGTGGCATCCTGATTCATCGTCTGGCCAACCACCGCCGCCATTACCGGGCGACGGTCAAGCGCCGGCTGGAGCGCGAGGTCGCGCTTGCGGAGACGCCCGAACGCGAGTGGCCGGCGGAGAGTCCGTCGCCCAGCACCTCGATGGCGACCCGAGAGCTTGAAGAGGCGATTCTGGAGGCGGTCGCTCGGCTGCCCGAGCATCATCGCGAGGTCGTCCTCTGGCATCACCGCGAGCACCTGCCGTTCGACGAGATCGGGCGAAGGCTCGGCGTCTCGACCGAGGCCGCGCGCAAGCACTGGGAGCGGGCGCTCAAGGGCCTGCGCCGGGAGTTGAGAGGCTCACATGTCCTCCCTTGA
- a CDS encoding SGNH/GDSL hydrolase family protein, with the protein MTQNTRSRTPWRTMILVAALAATGLGGSAHAGGITEIVAFGDSLSDVGNTYLAINYPSSPPYYPGVYSNGPNWIQLLAGKLGVATPTPSLALGTDYAWGGAESGAGLSFMGTPNLGLQVDTFLASHNPNASQLLTVWAGANDFLNAGQTDPTVVVANIAGAISALAGAGGTHFLVPNLPLLGELPATNGLPQPMRDALDGLTLAFNGLLQAEVSNLSQTLGVSITYLDVNGEFGKIIADPAAFGLTNVTDADPRSIGGAADGQAHLFWDTVHPTTVVHEVIAQAAFNAVVPEPSSFALLAIAGTGLSVHLGVGAARRRKAA; encoded by the coding sequence ATGACTCAGAACACACGTTCAAGGACGCCGTGGCGGACGATGATTCTTGTGGCCGCCCTGGCCGCGACCGGGCTGGGCGGTTCCGCTCACGCGGGGGGGATCACGGAGATCGTCGCGTTCGGCGACAGCCTCTCCGACGTCGGCAATACTTACCTCGCGATCAACTATCCGTCTTCCCCCCCGTACTATCCCGGGGTCTATTCGAATGGGCCGAACTGGATTCAGCTCCTGGCGGGAAAGCTGGGCGTCGCGACCCCGACTCCCAGCCTCGCGCTGGGCACCGACTACGCCTGGGGAGGCGCGGAATCGGGTGCCGGCCTGTCGTTCATGGGGACGCCGAACCTCGGCCTCCAGGTCGACACGTTCCTCGCCTCGCACAACCCGAACGCCAGCCAATTGCTCACGGTGTGGGCGGGGGCGAACGACTTCTTGAACGCCGGCCAGACCGATCCCACGGTGGTCGTCGCCAACATCGCCGGCGCGATCTCGGCGCTGGCCGGCGCCGGGGGGACGCATTTCCTCGTGCCGAATTTGCCGCTGCTGGGCGAGCTTCCCGCGACGAACGGGCTGCCGCAGCCGATGCGTGACGCCCTCGACGGGCTGACCTTGGCCTTCAACGGTCTGCTTCAGGCCGAGGTCTCCAATCTCTCGCAGACGCTCGGGGTCTCCATCACCTATCTGGACGTCAACGGCGAGTTCGGGAAGATCATCGCCGACCCGGCCGCCTTCGGCCTCACGAACGTCACCGATGCGGACCCCCGCTCGATCGGCGGGGCCGCCGACGGCCAAGCCCACCTGTTCTGGGACACCGTCCACCCGACGACGGTGGTCCACGAGGTCATCGCCCAGGCGGCGTTCAACGCCGTCGTCCCCGAGCCGTCGTCGTTCGCCTTGCTGGCGATCGCGGGCACCGGGCTCTCGGTGCATCTCGGCGTCGGCGCGGCGCGGCGTCGCAAGGCCGCCTGA